Proteins encoded together in one Lepus europaeus isolate LE1 chromosome 13, mLepTim1.pri, whole genome shotgun sequence window:
- the DCTN1 gene encoding dynactin subunit 1 isoform X3 produces the protein MSAEASARPLRVGSRVEVIGKGHRGTVAYVGATLFATGKWVGVILDEAKGKNDGTVQGRKYFTCEEGHGIFVRQSQIQVFEDGADTTSPETPDSSATKVLKREGTEGAAKTSKLPTRPASTGVSGASSSLGPSGSASAGELSSSEPSTPAQTPLAAPIIPTPALTSPGTAPPLPSPSKEEEGLRAQVRDLEEKLETLRLKRAEDKAKLKELEKHKIQLEQVQEWKSKMQEQQADLQRRLKEARKEAKEALEAKERYMEEMADTADAIEMATLDKEMAEERAESLQQEVEALKERVDELTTDLEIFKAEIEEKGSDGAASSYQLKQLEEQNARLKDALVRMRDLSSSEKQEHVKLQKLMEKKNQELEVVRQQRERLQEELSQAESTIDELKEQVDAALGAEEMVEMLTDRNLNLEEKVRELRETVGDLEAMNEMNDELQENARETELELREQLDMAGARVREAQKRVEAAQETVADYQQTIKKYRQLTAHLQDVNRELTNQQEASVERQQQPPPETFDFKIKFAETKAHAKAIEMELRQMEVAQANRHMSLLTAFMPDSFLRPGGDHDCILVLLLMPRLICKAELIRKQAQEKFELSENCSERPGLRGAAGEQLSFAAGLVYSLSLLQATLHRYEHALSQCSVDVYKKVGSLYPEMSAHERSLDFLIELLHKDQLDETVNVEPLTKAIKYYQHLYSIHLAEQPEDCTLQLADHIKFTQSALDCMSVEVGRLRAFLQSGQEATDISLLLRDLETSCSDIRQFCKKIRRRMPGTDAPGIPAALAFGPQVSDTLLDCRKHLTWVVAVLQEVAAAAAQLIAPLAENEGLLVAALEELAFKASEQIYGSPSSSPYECLRQSCNILISTMNKLATAMQEGEYDAERPPSKPPPVELRAAALRAEITDAEGLGLKLEDRETVIKELKKSLKIKGEELSEANVRLSLLEKKLDSAAKDADERIEKVQTRLEETQALLRKKEKDFEETMDALQADIDQLEAEKAELKQRLNSQSKRTIEGLRGPPPSGIATLVSGIAGEEQQRGGAPGQVPGSVPGPGLVKDSPLLLQQISAMRLHISQLQHENSILKGAQMKASLAALPPLHVAKLSLPPHEGPSSELASGALYRKTSQLLETLNQLSTHTHVVDITRASPAAKSPSAQLMEQVAQLKSLSDTIEKLKDEVLKETVSQRPGATVPTAFATFPSSAFLRAKEEQQDDTVYMGKVTFSCVAGLGQRHRLVLTQEQLHQLHGRLIS, from the exons ATGAGTGCAGAGGCAAGTGCCCGGCCTCTGCGCGTGGGCTCCCGTGTGGAAGTGATTGGAAAAGGCCACCGAGGCACAGTGGCCTATGTTGGAGCCACTCTCTTTGCCACTGGCAAATGGGTAGGCGTGATCCTGGATGAGGCAAAGGGCAAGAATGATGGAACTGTCCAAGGCAGGAAGTATTTCACTTGTGAAGAAGGGCATGGCATCTTTGTGCGTCAGTCACAG ATCCAGGTATTTGAAGATGGAGCAGATACTACTTCCCCAGAGACACCGGATTCTTCTGCCACAAAGGTCCTCAAAAGAG AGGGAACTGAAGGAGCCGCAAAGACTAGCAAACTG CCCACCCGCCCAGCTAGTACCGGGGTGTCTGGGGCCAGTAGTTCCTTGGGTCCCTCTGGCTCAGCATCAGCAGGTGAGCTGAGCAGCAGTGAGCCCAGCACCCCAGCTCAGACTCCGCTGGCAGCACCCATCATCCCAACACCGGCCCTCACTTCTCCTGGAACAGCACCCCCGCTTCCTTCCCCCTCCAAG GAAGAAGAGGGACTGAGGGCCCAGGTGCGGGACCTGGAGGAGAAATTGGAGACCCTGCGCCTGAAACGGGCAGAAGACAAGGCAAAGCTAAAAGAGCTGGAGAAACACAAGATCCAGCTAGAACAAGTGCAGGAATGGAAGAGCAAAATGCAGGAGCAGCAGGCGGACCTGCAGCGGCGCCTCAAGGAGGCACGGAAG GAAGCCAAGGAAGCTCTGGAGGCAAAGGAACGCTACATGGAGGAGATGGCTGACACTGCTGATGCCATCGAAATGGCCACTCTGGACAAGGAGATGGCTGAAGAGCGGGCTGAGTCTCTGCAGCAGGAGGTGGAGGCACTGAAGGAGCGTGTCGACGAGCTCACCACTGACTTGGAGATCTTCAAGGCTGAGATTGAAGAGAAGG GCTCGGATGGGGCTGCGTCCAGCTATCAGCTCAAGCAGCTAGAGGAGCAGAATGCCCGCCTGAAGGATGCCCTGGTGAG gaTGCGGGATCTTTCTTCCTCTGAGAAGCAGGAGCATGTGAAGCTccagaagctcatggaaaagaAGAACCAAGAGCTGGAAGTGGTGCGGCAGCAGCGTGAGCGTCTGCaggaggagctgagccaggcggaGAGCACCATTGACGAGCTCAAGGAGCAG GTGGATGCTGCTCTGGGTGCCGAGGAGATGGTGGAGATGCTGACGGACCGCAACCTGAATCTGGAGGAGAAAGTGCGGGAGTTGAGGGAGACTGTGGGGGACTTG GAAGCGATGAATGAGATGAACGATGAGCTGCAGGAGAATGCACGTGAGACAGAACTGGAGCTGCGGGAGCAGCTGGACATGGCAGGCGCCCGAGTGCGTGAGGCCCAGAAGCGTGTGGAAGCAGCCCAGGAGACAGTTGCAGACTACCAGCAGACCATCAAGAAGTACCGCCAGCTGACTGCCCACCTTCAG gatgtgAATCGGGAGCTGACCAACCAGCAGGAAGCATCTgtggagaggcagcagcagccaccTCCAGAGACTTTTGACTTCAAAATCAAATTTGCTGAGACCAAGGCCCATGCCAAG GCAATTGAGATGGAACTAAGGCAGATGGAGGTTGCCCAGGCGAACCGGCACATGTCCCTGCTGACAGCTTTCATGCCAGACAGCTTCCTTCGGCCAGGTGGGGACCATGACTGCATCCTGGTACTGCTGCTTATGCCTCGTCTCATTTGCAAG GCAGAGCTGATCCGGAAGCAGGCCCAGGAGAAGTTTGAACTGAGTGAGAACTGTTCAGAGCGGCCTGGGCTGCGTGGAGCTGCTGGGGAGCAGCTGAGCTTTGCTGCTGGGCTGGTGTACTCACTGAGTCTTCTGCAGGCTACACTACACCGCTATGAGCA TGCCCTCTCTCAGTGCAGTGTGGATGTGTATAAGAAGGTGGGCAGCCTCTACCCTGAGATGAGTGCCCATGAGCGCTCCTTGGACTTCCTCATTGAGCTGCTACATAAGGATCAGCTGGATGAAACTGTCAACGTGGAGCCTCTCACCAAGGCCATCAAGTACTACCAG CATCTGTACAGCATCCATCTTGCCGAGCAGCCTGAGGACTGTACCCTACAGCTGGCTGACCACATCAAG TTCACCCAGAGCGCCCTCGACTGCATGAGCGTGGAGGTAGGACGGCTGCGTGCCTTCCTGCAG AGTGGGCAGGAGGCTACAGATATCTCCCTCCTGCTCCGGGACCTGGAGACATCGTGCAGTGACATCCGACAGTTCTGCAAGAAGATCCGAAGGCGAATGCCGGGGACTGATGCTCCTGGGATCCCAGCTGCGCTGGCCTTTGGACCACAG GTGTCCGACACACTCCTGGACTGCAGGAAACACTTGACGTGGGTGGTAGCTGTGTTGCAGGAGgtggcagctgctgctgcccagctcaTTGCCCCGTTGGCGGAAAATGAGGGGCTGCTGGTGGCTGCCCTGGAGGAACTGGCTTTCAAAGCAAGCGAGCAG ATCTATGGGAGCCCCTCCAGCAGTCCTTATGAGTGCCTGCGCCAGTCGTGCAACATCCTCATCAGTACCATGAATAAGCTGGCCACAGCCATGCAGGAGGGCGAGTATGACGCAGAGCGGCCCCCCAGCAAG CCTCCCCCGGTTGAGCTGCGGGCTGCAGCCCTTCGTGCAGAGATCACAGATGCTGAAGGCCTGGGTTTGAAGCTCGAGGATCGAGAGACCGTTATCAAGGAGTTGAAGAAGTCACTCAAGATTAAG GGGGAGGAGCTGAGTGAGGCCAATGTGCGGCTGAGCCTCTTGGAGAAGAAGTTGGACAGTGCTGCCAAGGATGCAGACGAGCGCATCGAGAAAGTCCAGACTCGGCTGGAGGAGACCCAGGCGCTGCTGCGGAAGAAGGAGAA AGACTTTGAGGAGACAATGGATGCACTCCAGGCTGACATCGACCAGCTGGAGGCAGAAAAGGCAGAGCTAAAGCAGCGGCTAAACAGCCAGTCCAAGCGCACAATCGAGGGGCTCCGGGGGCCTCCACCCTCGGGCATTGCTACCCTGGTGTCTGGCATTGCTGGTG AAGAACAGCAGCGAG ggggcgcccctgggcaGGTTCCAGgatctgtgccaggccctgggctggtgaAAGACTCACCACTGCTGCTTCAGCAGATCTCTGCCATGAGGCTGCACATCTCTCAGCTCCAGCATGAGAACAGCATCCTCAAG GGAGCCCAGATGAAGGCATCTTTGGCAGCCCTTCCCCCTCTACATGTTGCAAAGCTGTCGCTTCCGCCCCATGAGGGCCCCAGCAGCGAGCTGGCATCTGGGGCGCTGTATCGTAAGACCAGCCAGCTGCTAGAAACGTTGAATCagctgagcacacacacacacgtagtgGACATCACTCGTGCCAGCCCTG CTGCCAAGAGCCCATCAGCCCAGCTTATGGAGCAAGTGGCTCAGCTCAAGTCTCTGAGTGACACCATTGAGAAACTCAAG gaTGAAGTCCTCAAGGAGACAGTGTCCCAGCGCCCTGGAGCCACTGTGCCCACTGCCTTTGCCACCTTCCCTTCATCAGCCTTCCTTAGG GCCAAGGAAGAGCAGCAAGATGACACAGTCTACATGGGCAAAGTGACCTTCTCCTGTGTGGCTGGCCTTGGACAGCGACACCGGCTGGTGCTGACACAGGAGCAGCTGCACCAACTTCACGGGCGCCTCATCTCCTAA
- the DCTN1 gene encoding dynactin subunit 1 isoform X1, with product MAQSKRHVYSRTPSGSRMSAEASARPLRVGSRVEVIGKGHRGTVAYVGATLFATGKWVGVILDEAKGKNDGTVQGRKYFTCEEGHGIFVRQSQIQVFEDGADTTSPETPDSSATKVLKREGTEGAAKTSKLPTRPASTGVSGASSSLGPSGSASAGELSSSEPSTPAQTPLAAPIIPTPALTSPGTAPPLPSPSKEEEGLRAQVRDLEEKLETLRLKRAEDKAKLKELEKHKIQLEQVQEWKSKMQEQQADLQRRLKEARKEAKEALEAKERYMEEMADTADAIEMATLDKEMAEERAESLQQEVEALKERVDELTTDLEIFKAEIEEKGSDGAASSYQLKQLEEQNARLKDALVRMRDLSSSEKQEHVKLQKLMEKKNQELEVVRQQRERLQEELSQAESTIDELKEQVDAALGAEEMVEMLTDRNLNLEEKVRELRETVGDLEAMNEMNDELQENARETELELREQLDMAGARVREAQKRVEAAQETVADYQQTIKKYRQLTAHLQDVNRELTNQQEASVERQQQPPPETFDFKIKFAETKAHAKAIEMELRQMEVAQANRHMSLLTAFMPDSFLRPGGDHDCILVLLLMPRLICKAELIRKQAQEKFELSENCSERPGLRGAAGEQLSFAAGLVYSLSLLQATLHRYEHALSQCSVDVYKKVGSLYPEMSAHERSLDFLIELLHKDQLDETVNVEPLTKAIKYYQHLYSIHLAEQPEDCTLQLADHIKFTQSALDCMSVEVGRLRAFLQSGQEATDISLLLRDLETSCSDIRQFCKKIRRRMPGTDAPGIPAALAFGPQVSDTLLDCRKHLTWVVAVLQEVAAAAAQLIAPLAENEGLLVAALEELAFKASEQIYGSPSSSPYECLRQSCNILISTMNKLATAMQEGEYDAERPPSKPPPVELRAAALRAEITDAEGLGLKLEDRETVIKELKKSLKIKGEELSEANVRLSLLEKKLDSAAKDADERIEKVQTRLEETQALLRKKEKDFEETMDALQADIDQLEAEKAELKQRLNSQSKRTIEGLRGPPPSGIATLVSGIAGEEQQRGGAPGQVPGSVPGPGLVKDSPLLLQQISAMRLHISQLQHENSILKGAQMKASLAALPPLHVAKLSLPPHEGPSSELASGALYRKTSQLLETLNQLSTHTHVVDITRASPAAKSPSAQLMEQVAQLKSLSDTIEKLKDEVLKETVSQRPGATVPTAFATFPSSAFLRAKEEQQDDTVYMGKVTFSCVAGLGQRHRLVLTQEQLHQLHGRLIS from the exons ATGGCCCAGAGCAAGAGGCACGTGTACAGCCGG aCTCCCAGTGGCAGCAGGATGAGTGCAGAGGCAAGTGCCCGGCCTCTGCGCGTGGGCTCCCGTGTGGAAGTGATTGGAAAAGGCCACCGAGGCACAGTGGCCTATGTTGGAGCCACTCTCTTTGCCACTGGCAAATGGGTAGGCGTGATCCTGGATGAGGCAAAGGGCAAGAATGATGGAACTGTCCAAGGCAGGAAGTATTTCACTTGTGAAGAAGGGCATGGCATCTTTGTGCGTCAGTCACAG ATCCAGGTATTTGAAGATGGAGCAGATACTACTTCCCCAGAGACACCGGATTCTTCTGCCACAAAGGTCCTCAAAAGAG AGGGAACTGAAGGAGCCGCAAAGACTAGCAAACTG CCCACCCGCCCAGCTAGTACCGGGGTGTCTGGGGCCAGTAGTTCCTTGGGTCCCTCTGGCTCAGCATCAGCAGGTGAGCTGAGCAGCAGTGAGCCCAGCACCCCAGCTCAGACTCCGCTGGCAGCACCCATCATCCCAACACCGGCCCTCACTTCTCCTGGAACAGCACCCCCGCTTCCTTCCCCCTCCAAG GAAGAAGAGGGACTGAGGGCCCAGGTGCGGGACCTGGAGGAGAAATTGGAGACCCTGCGCCTGAAACGGGCAGAAGACAAGGCAAAGCTAAAAGAGCTGGAGAAACACAAGATCCAGCTAGAACAAGTGCAGGAATGGAAGAGCAAAATGCAGGAGCAGCAGGCGGACCTGCAGCGGCGCCTCAAGGAGGCACGGAAG GAAGCCAAGGAAGCTCTGGAGGCAAAGGAACGCTACATGGAGGAGATGGCTGACACTGCTGATGCCATCGAAATGGCCACTCTGGACAAGGAGATGGCTGAAGAGCGGGCTGAGTCTCTGCAGCAGGAGGTGGAGGCACTGAAGGAGCGTGTCGACGAGCTCACCACTGACTTGGAGATCTTCAAGGCTGAGATTGAAGAGAAGG GCTCGGATGGGGCTGCGTCCAGCTATCAGCTCAAGCAGCTAGAGGAGCAGAATGCCCGCCTGAAGGATGCCCTGGTGAG gaTGCGGGATCTTTCTTCCTCTGAGAAGCAGGAGCATGTGAAGCTccagaagctcatggaaaagaAGAACCAAGAGCTGGAAGTGGTGCGGCAGCAGCGTGAGCGTCTGCaggaggagctgagccaggcggaGAGCACCATTGACGAGCTCAAGGAGCAG GTGGATGCTGCTCTGGGTGCCGAGGAGATGGTGGAGATGCTGACGGACCGCAACCTGAATCTGGAGGAGAAAGTGCGGGAGTTGAGGGAGACTGTGGGGGACTTG GAAGCGATGAATGAGATGAACGATGAGCTGCAGGAGAATGCACGTGAGACAGAACTGGAGCTGCGGGAGCAGCTGGACATGGCAGGCGCCCGAGTGCGTGAGGCCCAGAAGCGTGTGGAAGCAGCCCAGGAGACAGTTGCAGACTACCAGCAGACCATCAAGAAGTACCGCCAGCTGACTGCCCACCTTCAG gatgtgAATCGGGAGCTGACCAACCAGCAGGAAGCATCTgtggagaggcagcagcagccaccTCCAGAGACTTTTGACTTCAAAATCAAATTTGCTGAGACCAAGGCCCATGCCAAG GCAATTGAGATGGAACTAAGGCAGATGGAGGTTGCCCAGGCGAACCGGCACATGTCCCTGCTGACAGCTTTCATGCCAGACAGCTTCCTTCGGCCAGGTGGGGACCATGACTGCATCCTGGTACTGCTGCTTATGCCTCGTCTCATTTGCAAG GCAGAGCTGATCCGGAAGCAGGCCCAGGAGAAGTTTGAACTGAGTGAGAACTGTTCAGAGCGGCCTGGGCTGCGTGGAGCTGCTGGGGAGCAGCTGAGCTTTGCTGCTGGGCTGGTGTACTCACTGAGTCTTCTGCAGGCTACACTACACCGCTATGAGCA TGCCCTCTCTCAGTGCAGTGTGGATGTGTATAAGAAGGTGGGCAGCCTCTACCCTGAGATGAGTGCCCATGAGCGCTCCTTGGACTTCCTCATTGAGCTGCTACATAAGGATCAGCTGGATGAAACTGTCAACGTGGAGCCTCTCACCAAGGCCATCAAGTACTACCAG CATCTGTACAGCATCCATCTTGCCGAGCAGCCTGAGGACTGTACCCTACAGCTGGCTGACCACATCAAG TTCACCCAGAGCGCCCTCGACTGCATGAGCGTGGAGGTAGGACGGCTGCGTGCCTTCCTGCAG AGTGGGCAGGAGGCTACAGATATCTCCCTCCTGCTCCGGGACCTGGAGACATCGTGCAGTGACATCCGACAGTTCTGCAAGAAGATCCGAAGGCGAATGCCGGGGACTGATGCTCCTGGGATCCCAGCTGCGCTGGCCTTTGGACCACAG GTGTCCGACACACTCCTGGACTGCAGGAAACACTTGACGTGGGTGGTAGCTGTGTTGCAGGAGgtggcagctgctgctgcccagctcaTTGCCCCGTTGGCGGAAAATGAGGGGCTGCTGGTGGCTGCCCTGGAGGAACTGGCTTTCAAAGCAAGCGAGCAG ATCTATGGGAGCCCCTCCAGCAGTCCTTATGAGTGCCTGCGCCAGTCGTGCAACATCCTCATCAGTACCATGAATAAGCTGGCCACAGCCATGCAGGAGGGCGAGTATGACGCAGAGCGGCCCCCCAGCAAG CCTCCCCCGGTTGAGCTGCGGGCTGCAGCCCTTCGTGCAGAGATCACAGATGCTGAAGGCCTGGGTTTGAAGCTCGAGGATCGAGAGACCGTTATCAAGGAGTTGAAGAAGTCACTCAAGATTAAG GGGGAGGAGCTGAGTGAGGCCAATGTGCGGCTGAGCCTCTTGGAGAAGAAGTTGGACAGTGCTGCCAAGGATGCAGACGAGCGCATCGAGAAAGTCCAGACTCGGCTGGAGGAGACCCAGGCGCTGCTGCGGAAGAAGGAGAA AGACTTTGAGGAGACAATGGATGCACTCCAGGCTGACATCGACCAGCTGGAGGCAGAAAAGGCAGAGCTAAAGCAGCGGCTAAACAGCCAGTCCAAGCGCACAATCGAGGGGCTCCGGGGGCCTCCACCCTCGGGCATTGCTACCCTGGTGTCTGGCATTGCTGGTG AAGAACAGCAGCGAG ggggcgcccctgggcaGGTTCCAGgatctgtgccaggccctgggctggtgaAAGACTCACCACTGCTGCTTCAGCAGATCTCTGCCATGAGGCTGCACATCTCTCAGCTCCAGCATGAGAACAGCATCCTCAAG GGAGCCCAGATGAAGGCATCTTTGGCAGCCCTTCCCCCTCTACATGTTGCAAAGCTGTCGCTTCCGCCCCATGAGGGCCCCAGCAGCGAGCTGGCATCTGGGGCGCTGTATCGTAAGACCAGCCAGCTGCTAGAAACGTTGAATCagctgagcacacacacacacgtagtgGACATCACTCGTGCCAGCCCTG CTGCCAAGAGCCCATCAGCCCAGCTTATGGAGCAAGTGGCTCAGCTCAAGTCTCTGAGTGACACCATTGAGAAACTCAAG gaTGAAGTCCTCAAGGAGACAGTGTCCCAGCGCCCTGGAGCCACTGTGCCCACTGCCTTTGCCACCTTCCCTTCATCAGCCTTCCTTAGG GCCAAGGAAGAGCAGCAAGATGACACAGTCTACATGGGCAAAGTGACCTTCTCCTGTGTGGCTGGCCTTGGACAGCGACACCGGCTGGTGCTGACACAGGAGCAGCTGCACCAACTTCACGGGCGCCTCATCTCCTAA